The Rhodothermus sp. genome contains the following window.
ACGGATCAACACGAACCTGCAGGCGCTGCAAGCCTACACCTACCTGCAGCGCACCAACACCGAACTCGGCCTGCGCCAGCTCCGCCTGGCCACCGGCAGCCGCATCAACCGCGCCGAAGACGACTCGGCCGGCTACTCCATCGCCTCCAAACTCAAAGCCAAAATCCGTGCCCAAGAACAGGCCCTCGCCAACATCGGCGACGCTAAAT
Protein-coding sequences here:
- a CDS encoding flagellin, producing the protein MSLGDMTRINTNLQALQAYTYLQRTNTELGLRQLRLATGSRINRAEDDSAGYSIASKLKAKIRAQEQALANIGDAK